The Gracilinanus agilis isolate LMUSP501 unplaced genomic scaffold, AgileGrace unplaced_scaffold47543, whole genome shotgun sequence nucleotide sequence TTTCATCCTTTCCTGAGGAAAGGGATCTTTAGTATATTAAGGAGGGGTGTCTCTTTCCTTacatctctcccccccccccccagggtggGTTTGAACTTTAGAGAAGAAcatagttaattttaaaaatcttatgacTTTGAAAGAAGGGATACAGGAAGGTTTGAGTCTATTGGGAACTTAGTAGAACCCCAAACTCTAAtttgagggaagggagggaagaagggtgtTTGTCcgtttcctttcttcctgaaaTAAAAGGAATATCATTTCTGGAATTTCTGCTTATGGTATTAGTTCATAAAAAGATTTTTCTCATAAGGAAATAGTGCAattattagtatctccattttataacaAGAAGATTATGATGCAGAAAATGAATTTGGGCATTAGGATCTAGGTTTCTAGTCCTTGTTTAGCACCTTTTCCACTCCCCTCATCTCTTTTTCCTGTTACTCTTCACCAACTTCCctttggggagaggagaaaatcTCCAGAAGGGATTTCCTCATCTCAAGAGTCTCATCTTGTGAGAGAAAGCTAAAGGGTTCTGGAGGCACAGATTTGGAGTGTAGATGCCAAGGTGTTTCAAGCAAAAGCCTTTTTAGCCCCCTCCCATCTATGTAgggagtagaaatgaaaaattaactCTTACTGCACTCaggaaagaaagattaaatttgGAGCTAGGTGAATCTAGGATAGAATTTGACCTTTAATGGAATTGTGccgccccccccccaatataCTTCGTGCTTTTGTCTAGGGTAGGAATGAGGGGAAAGTACTCAGTGAGAGTAGTGTAGGAAGGTAGAGGTGGCTGATATTCCCTTATGctcatgagaaaaaaattggagGGGGGACAGTAggtgaataaaagagaaaaagtcctAATAAAATAGTCACTTTTATTTCTTAGCAAAACTATTTTCCCCGTGAGGGGTATTTacaacagagaagggaagaaaggggttTAGTTTTCTGAGTTTGGGGAGAGTGGATCAGGGTCTTGGGAAAACCCTAGGGTCGGGGATGGGCTGCGATTCACGCGGCTTCAACACAACTGGTaaggttggttttttgtttgttagtttttttgttagtttttttgtttgctttttattattattattgtttagtgATGGAAAAAAAGGGTAGAGAGGCATAGGAAGGCACAGGGAAAGGGAACTGGGCCCCGATGGGGAGACGTGTGTAGAGCAGATCTGTACAGTCCCATTTCAACTGCTTCTTTGCTACGTCACTGGTGGGTGGAGTTAGGACACAGGAGACTTCTGCCCTCTCGAGTTTGGGGACTCGTGCTCCTTCCCACTCCCCTTAGGCTATTTTCTTCTCAACGCCCAGATCCACCCATTCTTTTCTCCACCGTGAGTGTAGGGTATTTGTCTCCCACCAAGATGGTTAAAGGGAAAAAGGGCAGGACTTAGAGTAGTAGGTGGGGCCAGGTTAGCTGAGACAAGGTGGGTGGGACTTCCCTCACCCCACAAAAAAAGGTCGGGGACCGCATGCAGAACACTGAAGAGCAACACAGGGAGGCTTAGGGAGGTTCGcacaagggaagagagaagagaccgTCACGAGTGGGAAAGCGGAGTCACGGGAACAGGCTGGGGCGTCTGAGCAGCACGTGCTCAATATAATTCTccagctcctcctcctgctgctgcctctcctcctcctcGCCCCGCTGCCCTTGTGGACCCAGGCCGAAGTGGTATCGCGACCCCTCTGCGGGCTGTGCGTGGTAGTGGTGGCGGCGGGTCGGGGAAGAAAGAGGTGGGACGAGTGTCCGGGGCTGGATGTAGTTAGGAAAGGGGTAGTTGGGCTCGGGAGGGAAAACCTCCTCCCGATCCCAGGGCGGGAGTACCTCATTCCAATCCTGCAGATCATCCTGAGCGGGGAAAGATGGAGGTGGTGGGGGCTTAGGGGAGCGAAAGTGGGTAGGTGCAGGGGGGGCCCGAGGGGGAGGTAGTGGCTCAGGAGGGGCGTTCTTCTTCCGCTTACGCTTCTCCTCTACCTCCTCAATGATGCTGACCACATCGTCGGCCGGCAGGTGTAGTTTAGTGGACAGCTCGATCAAACTGTCGATAGTCTGTGGGTCCATCTCTtcatcttcctccccttctccctccgcTTGCTCCTTTCGCTTTTGACCCGGTGTCTCCTCTTGGGAGCGCTTGTCCTCAGCCCcagcttccccctcctcctcctctgcgaATAGCAATGCATTCTGTCGCCCCCTCTCAACCTCCTCAGCCTCTGCCTCAGCGTCTTCCTCGTCCCCCTGCTcgtcttcctcctccccacctcggatatctccctcttcttcctccctttccctctctctctcctcctcacctTCCCCCTGCAGTCCCCGGTCCCCCACACCTCGCTCCAAGTCTCCACCCCCGCCTTGCAGCAGGTACTGGAGCAGCAGATCTGAGGCAAGATCGGCCAGTCTTTCCTCTTGGGCTGCAGCCTGCCGCGTAGCCTCAGCCTGCCGCCTACCTGCCTCTACCTGAGCCAACCCCCGTTGCAGGAGGCGCCCTCCAGCAGCAAGCCTACTCATGGCTGCACTTTCTGGGCGGTGCGTTTTGGAGAAAGGTGCACTCTCGATCTGGCGCGCCTGGTAGAGAGGCGCGATGCTCTCTCCCTGGCGTGTTTTTAGAACAGGCTCGCCCTCACTCTGGCGCACCTCAGGGAGGGACACGCCCTCAGGCAATTGCTCCTGGAACTGCctaggaaatgggggtgggggagggacacgCGCCTGAAACTCTCCCCAGGAGGCCCTCCATACGCGCTCAGGCCCTGGACTCTCCAGGTTGACCCGGGTCAGTGTATGGGTATGCGTTTCCGCCTCAGCTGCAGCAGCTTCGGGCTCTCGCTTAGCGTTCCCTGGGCTGAAAGCGCGTAGTTCCTGGAGCAAGGACTCAAGTGCCTCCAGTTCCTCGGCAGGGTCAGAACCCTCCGAGCTGCGCTCCTCTGGAATACGGGAATGCGTCGGAGGTACCTGTATCTCTGGGGCTGGGCGGCTGTGGGTCTGGCTACGCACGGTTTCTGTTAGCAAAGCCTCTGNgctgctgctgctgctgctgctgctgctgctgctgctgctgctgctgctgctgctgctgctgctgctgctgctgctgctgctgctgctgctgctgctgctgctgctgctgctgctgctgctgctgctgctgctgctgctgctgctgctgctgctgctgctgctgctgctgctgctgctgctgctgctgctgctgctgctgctgctgctgcaagaCCCCTGGAACTGGGGGTGAGGCGGGATGATCCAGCGCCTGTAACAGGACCGCGGCCAGCGCCCGTGGATCTACTCCCTGAAACAGATCTTCTTCCTCAGGCTCTCTTTCTGGGCTTCTTTCCTCCCTTATCTCTTGATCTAGGTTTTCTCTTTCCCCTGGCTTCCCTCCTACATTTGCCAAGTTTTCGTGTTCAGATATGGGAAGCGACCGATCCGGGCGCCCCGAGGGTGCTGCTTGAAGACTGCCCAGCAGAAGCAAGAGGCAGAAGAGGAAGGCAGCGGGCAGCTGTAGGAACCTCATGGCTGAGCCTGGGAGAAGGGTGGTTTCCAGGGGctgtgggaaagaaaaataaaatggggtaaagaGTGAATGAAACGAGAGAGCTGTGAGGGCTTCCAAGTGTCTTCTCTGCTCCTTAAATTCCCTTCTCGACCTCAAAATCTGGCGTTTCCCTTGACTCGCTACCTACCTCTATTTTACCGATCGCTCTCTAAATACAGAAATGTCAAGACAGGGACCTTAAGAGAGAAAGTCTGTGTCAATCTCTGAAGCCCTAAAATTGGGAGGGGAACGCCTGGCAGCACTCGCATCTGTGTTCCCCCACCTCCACTTCGCCCCCGCTCCTTCGCGGAGCTATCTTCCTTGTCACCGCCCACGTTGCTTTAAGactgaggaaaaaaatatctGCTCCCCTCGGGACTCTCCAGATCGAGCGTGGGAGGTTTTATCTGAGAAAAGGGGGATGTCAACCCCTCTTCTATCTTGGCGTTACCCCTTCCCCCAAACTAGGGAAGACGCATCCCTACTGCGCCCAGCCAAGTCTTTGGGGGATGGACAGACTAACAGAATAGTATTTACCAGCTGGGATTCGTGGAGTGGGAGAAGATGAGGGTCGGGGTTGCGAGAAAAGAGAGCACGGATGCTCCAAGTTGCTGTCCCTGTCCAGCGTTCAGTCGCCTCGGTCAGATTCTGGCAGGTCTCTCTTTGCGTGGTAGACTCTGTCTCGCTCGCTCGCTCTCGCCCCAGGATTCAGCACGCTGGACAGCGCCCGCCCCACCTCTTTATAAAGGGGAGCCAGTGAATCACGTGGGGGGGTCCTCTCCGCCCGATTGACGTCAATGTTCATTCATGGGGAAGCGGGGCGAGTGGTGGAGGGGCCCTAATTGCGGCCGGTGATTGGAagattcttctcctcctccccattcTGCGCCTGCGCACTGAAGAGTGAGGACTAACTGGCACGCTGGAGCCGAATGCCggggaaatgaatgaatgaataaatgaagcgAACAcggggttgggggaggaggagggcagtgaatgaatgaaggagaatgagaagagagggaggggatggacggatgaatggaaggaaggaaggaagcaagaaaggaagatGGGAGAGTTGGAGCGCAGGGAGTGTCAACATAAAGCCAGGGGATGAATAAATCTATAACGCAAGCGGTCAATCTGTGGATTTAACTGGAATGGGGTACTGGGGCTctagggaagaaggggaaagcagTAGATCACGAAAACCAGGGTAGGAAGTATGCTTCCTGCCCACCCTGAAGGTTTCCAGGATCTTGTGCCACATATATTATGAATGAAGGGAAGACAGGCAGGTTTCTTTGagtgcgtgcgtgtgtgcgtgcgtgtgtgtgtgtgtgtgtgt carries:
- the VGF gene encoding neurosecretory protein VGF; this encodes MRFLQLPAAFLFCLLLLLGSLQAAPSGRPDRSLPISEHENLANVGGKPGERENLDQEIREERSPEREPEEEDLFQGVDPRALAAVLLQALDHPASPPVPGVLQQQQQQHSXEALLTETVRSQTHSRPAPEIQVPPTHSRIPEERSSEGSDPAEELEALESLLQELRAFSPGNAKREPEAAAAEAETHTHTLTRVNLESPGPERVWRASWGEFQARVPPPPPFPRQFQEQLPEGVSLPEVRQSEGEPVLKTRQGESIAPLYQARQIESAPFSKTHRPESAAMSRLAAGGRLLQRGLAQVEAGRRQAEATRQAAAQEERLADLASDLLLQYLLQGGGGDLERGVGDRGLQGEGEEEREREREEEEGDIRGGEEEDEQGDEEDAEAEAEEVERGRQNALLFAEEEEGEAGAEDKRSQEETPGQKRKEQAEGEGEEDEEMDPQTIDSLIELSTKLHLPADDVVSIIEEVEEKRKRKKNAPPEPLPPPRAPPAPTHFRSPKPPPPPSFPAQDDLQDWNEVLPPWDREEVFPPEPNYPFPNYIQPRTLVPPLSSPTRRHHYHAQPAEGSRYHFGLGPQGQRGEEEERQQQEEELENYIEHVLLRRPSLFP